TCGTGGCGCGTATGGAGTTGTAGCCTTCTTGGAATTGTATCTGTCATCTTAGCCTTTCTTATATATGATTGATACACTTTCTATAGTGTATTCTTGAAAAAAAGTTCTACCAGCAGGTCAAGATTACTTCCTTGATCACCGAAAGTGTGCAACTGACATATTTCTCTACACCATTCATGATATGTTTCTTTCGTAAATTGCTACAAACCATTTGTATGTTATAGTTTCCGAGGTTTGTAGGTGCAATCATGGGAAGTTTTttttataaagggaataataatatCATGAAGATACCAATTATACATAGTCTCTGCAACAATATAGTTTCCTAATGATAATACAGATACACACatccaaaaaaagaaataaaaattaCATAAAAGAAATTTCTCGCTACAATAACCAATTTCTTCTAAGAGCGGACCAAACACCACCAAAACAACACAATAAATCCATcaactccaaaaacgatgcctccCTCAAGGGAACAATGCATAAGCACCATCATCATCCTAATCAAAGAGGTGTATTGTTTTCACCCCGGAGAAAGTACGCACTCACAAAACAATGCTTTCAACAAGATCATTTCCAGGCACaatcaattaaggccagaccttggattttcaccttgCAGGTTTTGATATTGAATCCTCCTATGCTGTCGCTTCCACTTACCAATTCTGCTGCTCGAAGTCACAAATCACCAAGTCAGAATCCCTACACGGCTACACTCCTAGGACTCAAACGTCCATTGCTAGTCTTCAACTCCCGACTTTCATGCTATTCTTTGTGTTTGACTTCACCCCGAAACTAAGGCATGTCCCATGATGGCAATAGGCCGCAATCATGGGAAAATACACGATTTTTTACATATCTAATTTAATAATAAAAATGTTAACTTTTTTAAGTTAGCTGTTCCGCGAGTAGAATCTTTAGGACCCTATCGATCATTACGATAATTGTAGAATGCAATTCAGCCCTTTATCATTAACAATATGGAGCGGTTAGATATGCATGAGCTCTAAAATCATTTGATTACTATAATATGTGGGATATTATTGAATCATTTTCAATTGACACTATTTCTTACGCTTTAACAAGAGGACAATGAAATCATTTTTATTCTTCAGTCGGCCGTCCAGATCGCTCTTGGTGAGAAGCTTGAGAAGATGGAGAAGGCTCGACTGCTAGAGAAGGACTGGagtatcgtcacggacaatgacaCTAAAAACACGTACCCTATTACACCAATTTGTGCCACAAATCAAAGCGCTTGTAAGTGTGTCGTGATGGCCACACACTATGCGGCAATGTCATGCAGGCGGCATGCCTATTCATGAAGTACGTGCACATGCTCGACACAAACATGTATTTTGtgaaaaaaaatcatattttccTTCGTTTAAGCATGTTTTATGATTTTACAGTTCATCGCGGGACTCCGGGAGCATATGCTTTTGGGAGCTAAAACATGGTGTACATAGTTTTAGCGTTTTAGGCATACTTTTAATGTTATTATATTATCAACATAGAATAGGTAGAAGCTTAATTGTTGGTAGCATAACTTTAGTACTAGTACAGTATGTAAAACTAATTTCAGGGTTTTTGTCATCATGAAAATATTTAAATTTATTGTTAACATAACTACTAGTTAGCATTTACATAAAGTCTGAAAAAAAACCTCGAAGTTGTAGACGGTGTTGGAATCAAACCTCGAACTCCAAATCCTGCAAATGAGCACCCCTGAATATACTGATCCTGCTCAATCTAAACCTTGCACCCGTTTGGTGCATCAGGAAGCAAGCGATCCCGGTGGGAGTCACTCAGTCCTCTCACTAATGTCCCTGGTCAACACATCAGATTCAGCATTTCGATCTTCCATCTCTACTATTCCATACCCAACCTCAAATCTAGGACTACACCGGCACTTCGCTCTCATCCCACCTCACCGGAGATGTGCTCCCCGAGTTGTCAATTGCTCTCGCCATGTATTAGCGAGGAGCCCAACTGCTGACGCCCCCTATGGTCCTAACTGGTTCATGTTAGGATTGATCTCCACCGCACCAGTGCCCAACGGCTCTGGCACGACCCCTTGACCTCGTCCGcaccctgatcgggggcgcccaaccgttcgctggttggtgggcccctgtcgcctgcACTATATAAAGTGGTGGGGGCCAGTGGCACTCGGTACGAGGTTGCCCTGAGCTGCCACTCGCCCCACCAGACGACCCACCGATTAGGGTTAGtgcagtgccgacgggaagctccgccgccacctctcTCCCTCAACCTCACGCCGTCATCGTCACCATCGCCACCATGTCAACTCCGACGGTTTCGTCGTCCAATGGAAAAGGTAAACCCACAGTACATCTCTCTCCCGGCTAAGATCTACACCTAGACGATCTAGTAAAGAaaacattggtatcagagccacacTGGTGATAGATCTTATGTTTTTTCGGGTAGAAAAAGGTCACAGAAATAGAAATTCTAGTTCATCCCGAAACCCAAGATCTGCTAGGATTGTTGGATCTTTTCTTTAGCAGTTTTTCGGGTAGCAAAGATGAACTACAAACCCTAACCCGTAACCAAAGAGAAAGGGTAAAGAAAGGCACACCGGGCAGAGCCTCCGGCTCGCCGGCAAAGAAAACCGTGCCGCCACTGACCCAACTCGGGTTGCTGCTCGAGATCGTGGCGCCGGCAAAGAAGGGCACCACCTCTGCATCCCTTGACGGCGGTGCGCCCACCAATAGGTTGGACGCACCCACGGGCAAGAGGCACAGGGGGGAGCCGCCGCACCTCATCTCCGTTTCTGGCCGTCGCGCCGGGTACTGGTGGTGGAGGAATCGGAAAAGTGGGGGGGCTCGGCTCGGCCCGGCAACCTGCTGGGCGCGGGCGCGCGAGCGCATGCCTCCCAGCGAGGAAGAAAGGGCGGGCGAGCCATCACCGGCGAGCCGCCGGGCCACGCGAGACGGCGGGAGGAGCaccctccgcgccgccgccagaGAGAAAGTGAAAGAAAGAAGCAGAGCCCCGATCTCCGCTCGTCGCCGGCGATCTGGGCCGCGCGAGCGCGAGCAGCAATCGGGCGACGCCGTCGCAACAGAGAGGGGGTCAGGGGGCTtatgcggctagggttagggttactgCGGGGCGGCGGTTTCGGCCGTCACCTTTATACCTGCCGAAATTGAAGGGCCGCCGTCGGATTCGATCCGACGGCCGAAAGGCTTGCCGCGTGGACACCGTGGCCGGGCCGCGTCGGCGCCGTGTGCGGGCCGCACGGGCTCCGTGGCCAGCCCGCGTGCGGGCCGTTGGAAGGCCGCAGCAGCAGGCAGCGTTAGCAGGCTGCACAGCGTGCGGGCCGCGTCTACTAGCGAGCGTGGGCGACGCGGGATCGGGCAGCGTTCGGGCGCGTTCAGGCCGCGTTACGGCTGGCCGCGTGACAGGCCGCGTGGGCCGCGGGCCAGGCCGCGTCGAGCAGGCCGCGTGGGCGCCGCGTCGCTGCGTGCCGCTCGGCCGCGTGGGCGCCGCGTCTGCTGCGTGCCGCTCGGCGCGAGCGGGCCGCAGGCCGCGTGGGCCGCGACAGTAACAGCAGTTTTACAGTTTTTTCACAGTTTTATTAATTACAGAGGCATTTAGGCAGTTTTGGGTCATTTGTTTGGCCAAATTTTGTCTAGTTTTTTCTGAATAAATAGGACCAACGAAGTATTTGTTCAGAAATTAAAAAGTAAAGCATATGCCTCTGAAAAGTTCAAAGTTTAAAGTTTAAATTCACAGTTTCCGCTGCATATAGTAAAAGAAGCattttttgtctagtttctttttcctGAGCAAATTGAACCAACGAGATATTTGTTTTTGGAAATTAAAAAGTAACAGAGATGCTTCTGAAAAGTTTAAAGTTTAAAATATGACTTCAAAGTTTCTACTGCAAATAGTTAAAGATGCATTTTAATGCAAAAGTGATAATCAAAATTTTAAAGAGATGATTAAAGTGATTATTGTGACAATTATGGTTGTGTTATTTTTTGACCAACTTTATTAATGACATGATCATGATTTTTTTGCAATAAGAGGTGCATCTATCTCTatttctgcccaacggtgatatagatataattgcacaaacagttgtatgttctaattttgaccaacgttggattattgcatgcaattgttgttatgatctcatttcattgtggtttaaaggagggtactgcttgatgagctgcatcaaggatgttccaacCCTCAGAGGTGACAACTACACTGAATGGAGAAAAGAAGGTCGATTTGTGCTGAGGTGGACTGGGTTCCCACAGCCGGTCAGACCAAAAGATCTAGTCAGAAATGACAAGAAAGATGATGCTGCATGGCAGTATAAAAAGTGTCTAAGTGCCATTTATAAAGAATACAATTGAGAACGCTATTGTGGGCTCAATTGCAGAGTGTGCTTCCGTAGGGGAGTATCTTGAAAGAATAAAAAGCCAGTTCACTGGTTCTTCAAAGATATGTGCGACCCAGCTGCTGTAGCAACTGGTGACAGAAAAGTACACATGGACAGGAAGGACATGGCAAGTGTGCCATATGGTGTAATAATGCTTATGTGGGTGTTGTCTGTGTGTAATGTGAGTGAAAAGTGTTGTCCGCATTGgacaaagaacaaaagaaaagaacctATGAATCATCAAAATTATGGCATTATCGCTTatgccatatttcgagggggagaatagaaAGACTTGTTAAAAATGGTATTCTTCCTCCATTAAAATTCTCAGCCATAGAACAGCgcatcgattgcattaaaggaAAATTTGTAAAGCAAATCAGAAAGGGTGCAAATCGAAGCACAACAACACTAGAAAAAAATTCACACCGATATATGTGGACCATTTCCTGTGAAAAGCGTGGATGGCTATGATTCGTTCATAACATTCACGGATGATTACTCccgatatggttatatttatccaataaaagaaagaacataagcgttggataaattcaaaatattcaaagctgaagttgaaaatcagcatgataaaagaataaagatagtcAGGTCTGATCGTGGAGGGGAGTACTACGGTCGACATACTCCATATGGCCATGTTCCTGGACCTTTTACAAGGTTCCTACAGGAGACTGGAATAGTCGCCCAGTACTCGATGCCGGGCGAACCTCAGCAGAATGGGGTAGCTGAAAGGTGCAACCGTACCCTCATGGATATGGTGCGCAGTATGATGAGCTATTCCaccctaccattgggattgtggaTTGAGGCATTAAAAACCGCTATTCACATTCTAAACAGAGTACCAAGCAAATTGGTGCCCAAAACGCCGTATGAGCTATGGACAGGGAGAGTGCCTTCTCTAAACCACCAGAAAGTGTGGGGGAGCCCTGCTGAGGCCAAAGTATTTAATCCAAACATCgcaaagttagataccaaaaCAGTTAGCTGCCATTTTAAgtcaaaaggttatcgtttctactgcccagagaaatacacaaagtttgtggaaacgagacatggtgtcttcttagaggacgaaatgatgagggggagcatggtagctcggaaaattgatcttgaggagaagagggtgcatgcacctaatccgatgactcaggagccattttttgcgctaccatgtgcacctgtaccgacgatccctgcgattgtggtgcaagcgcctgttgtaactccacccatgacaacgatgagtgaaaattcagaacctgtccgtcaggagccgaatgaaccatttgttgagcatgaaagggagcaacaacaACCACCTCTAGAGACAAAAGATTTACACAAAGAGAAGGGATAGATTACAATGAGATATTTTCTCcggtctcatgtaaggattccttcagaatcatcatggcactagttgcacattttgatttaaagttgcatcaaatggatgtaaagacgacatttctaaacggggatttagaagaaaatgtctacatgaaacaacccaagggttttatcatggaaggcaaggaagaaatgggatgccgcctaaagaaatccatttatggattaaagcaggcctccagacagtggtatctaaagttcaatgagacaattaagagatttggatttaaagaaaatattgaggacaattgcgtttatgcaaagtttaaaagtgagaaatatattttcctaatcttgtatgtggatgatattctgcttgccagcagtgatgttagtctactgcaagagacaaagaagttcctcaaattttgatatgaaagatcttggtgaagcgtcatatgttttgggcatagaaattcaccgagatagaaacaatggagtattaggactatcgcaaaaggcttatttagaaaagattctaagtaagtataatatgcataagtgcagtgccacacctgcccctatagtcaagggcgacagttttgggaaacatcaaagtccccaaaatcaatacgagctcgatcaaatgaaagcggttccatatgcttcggccattggaagcctacagtatgcacaagtgtgcactcgccctgacttagcatttatcaccggagtactcggtagatatcaagaaaatccaggttttgaacactagaaaatggtaaagaaggcattgcgttatgtgaaaggcacaaagagttacatgctaacatacagaagatccgattccctagaaataagagggtattcagatgcagattttgcgggggataaagatgatagaaaatccacatctgcatatgtattcaccctcgcagggggagctatttcgtggagaagctccaaacagacgatagttgcatcatccacgatgtatgcagaatttataacatgttatgaagccacggggcaggcattatggttaaagaaatttatacccgacttgaaagtggtagattgtattgacaaaccactaaagatgtactgcgacaatgagcctgcagtattttatgttcacaacaacaagtcgagtacagctacgaaaccgattgaggttaagtattatgttgtgaaacacaaggtccaagatcaaactataagtctcgagcatataaggacaaaagatatgcttgcggatccgctaacgaaaggcttaccacccagcgtgttcaaggagcacgtagccggcatgggtttaaaggaaagtcttacctatcctggatcataagaggcccaaaagtaaaagaatttatttcaaaacagagaagtgtattgtggctgtctgattctatcggcaatagagctgtgacgatgaaacatgccctatggactgatccaaaatgaaacgaataaagtgaaagtataaagttaaaagaaaagttgagatcaagggggagaatgttaggattgatctccaccgcaccagagcccaacggctctggcacgaccccttgacctcgtccgcgccctgatcgggggcgcccaaccgttcgctggttggtgggcccctgtcgcctgcACTATATAAAGTGGTGGGGGCCAGTGGCACTCGGTACGAGGTTGCCCTGAGCTGCCACTCGCCCCACCAGACGACCCACCGATTAGGGTTAGtgcagtgccgacgggaagctccgccgccacctctcTCCCTCAACCTCACGCCGTCATCGTCACCATCGCCACCATGTCGACTCCGACGGTTTCGTCGTCCAATGGAAAAGGTAAACCCACAGTACATCTCTCTCCCGGCTAAGATCTACACCTAGACGATCTAGTAAAGAAAACAGTTCAGGGTATGAAATGACTGGGATTTCTAAGTATGGGGTGCTGATTTCCAGGATTAGTAGTTCAAGGTTTGATTCCAACACCGTCTACAACTTCAAGTTTTTTTTTCAGACTTTACTCTTACATATAATACAAGTTAGAAGGATGGAAGCTGCAGTTTTTCTTGTGAGCTGTGGAGATAAAGTACACGAGGTGTATTAGTCACTACACAAGGGAAGTTGGGTGTGAGAGAAGTGAGATAATCTATGAGCTGTGCAGGAAAGAGCTAGTGGTAGCTTCTCGTTTGAAACGTCCCAGTGCACTCCCTGAAAGGGCATCATCAGTTCCCTAGTAACAAACAAACAAAACGACCATGCTGTCAGCCCTCCATACGACTTGAGTCCATGCATGCATATATCCATGAATATATTCCCTCCTACCAATATTGTGAGAGCTAGCTAGCAACTTTAGCTATCATGAGCCACCATTGGACAAAGGGTCTCTTCAACGACACCGGTGACATCAACCAAACTTTCTGCAACCATTTAGCTAGCTGACATTAAGAAGCCCAATCAGCACAATAAAACAATGATCACACATCACAGAGAATGAAAGACATGAACTAATCACCACATGTAGACATGCATTCACGATTCAAATTTGTACAAAAGCAAACACACTTGGTCTACATCATCTGCGAACCGTGGTAGACATTCAGGACCATATATGTATGTAGGACATTAAATGGAAATTTTATTCAGGGTAGGAGATTAAAGCTAGCTATGGTACATCCATGAAGTTACATAACACGATTGACCCCACCAAGCTAGTGACTGTGGGCTACACTGAACTTAGACAAGGAGCTAAGCTCCGttacagaagaagaaggaaacgACAATACACTTACAGTAGATCATTAACCTCATACAGGACACGCGCGCAGAAGATTGACCCAACCAAGTGACTGTGAGCTGCACCGAACTAGGACAAGGGGGTGAGCAGAGCTCCATCAGGGAAGATGGGTACAATACGCTTAACCCCCTGTCACGACCTTGTTGCTCCCAGATACGGTATGGTAGCTCCCAGACACGGTATTGTTGCTCCCGGATACCGTATTGTGGTTCCCGGACACGGTGCAGAAGCTCCCGGAGACATTGTTGTCGTGCCCGGAGACAACATTGTTGTTCTCGGACACGACATGGTTGCTCCCGCGCACGATCTGGTTGCTCCCGGCCACGACATTGTCGCACCCTCTCACGACGGTGTTGTTGCTCCCGGACACGGTGTTGTTGCTCCCGCACATGACAACGTTGTCGTTGCCGGAGAGAACGTTGGTGTTCCCGGACACGACGGTGTTGTTGGTGCCGGTTATCGTGTTTGGTTCTTCGTCGAGGGTTCTGCGGTTACGCTCCCCCGCAAACAATGGCGTGTCAGTGAAAGGCGTACCGAGCGAGCGAGCGGCGGT
This Lolium perenne isolate Kyuss_39 chromosome 1, Kyuss_2.0, whole genome shotgun sequence DNA region includes the following protein-coding sequences:
- the LOC127342134 gene encoding receptor-like protein 2, which gives rise to MAKCCLLLLFLAFLFSPTASSETTPCHPDDLHALRAFAGNLTGGGVPLRAAWSGASCCRWEGVGCDAASGRVTALRLPGRGLAGLIPGAPLAELDHLSFLDLSGNSLAGEVPKSLQARLIKGLATAARSLGTPFTDTPLFAGERNRRTLDEEPNTITGTNNTVVSGNTNVLSGNDNVVMCGSNNTVSGSNNTVVRGCDNVVAGSNQIVRGSNHVVSENNNVVSGHDNNVSGSFCTVSGNHNTVSGSNNTVSGSYHTVSGSNKVVTGG